The DNA region GATTTGATCTCATCACACGAAGGAAGACATGAACAACTGCAACTGCTTTTAAAGCAGTCACAACCACAGCTCTTCTGCTTCTGGTCCATTCAAAGTGGCCCCTTCCTTATTTGCTCTCCTTCAGGTGCAGCACTTCgttgtttctttccttctggAAACTAAAGAGTGAAAGTCTTGCTATTTCAGAtagcattaattaaaaacaaagggaaataaagacattttaattGCACGGGATTTCTGAATAAGGTTTCAAAGTGGGGGTAAAAAAATTAGCTGTGTGCCTGGTACACAGAGAGccctttctcttcccctttgCGGCAGAGGAATCAATGGAATTCATATAAAAGGAGGAGGGGGGTGGGAAGAGAGATAGGAGATGCCTTGCTCGGTACCAGCAGGTCACAAGCCTCATGAGGCTtgagcagggcttgcaaggAAGTTGCTGACTCTCTGTCCATGTGTACCTTTTTGTTCCTTGCCTTGGATTTGCTGGTCAGTGGCATGCTGCTTTGCCTGGCTCTCCATAGAGCTTGTAGCCTACAGGAATTTGGACAGAGTGGTACAGACATCGCCGACAGAGACTCTGATCACTGACTATCCCTTTAAATGCAGTCTCATGACTTAGTCCTTGCTCCACTACCTATTAAAGAAGGAGACAAGACCTTCATAGGCAGCTTCCATTCAGACACCCAGAAGGACACAGAAAGGCAAGACAATTTAACCGAGCTAACTGTGAGTAAATACAAAGCATTAGAGGTGCTCTCTAGAGCAAAGGGCATGGAGAAAGATTTGTAGGAAATCCTGAGGTGAAAGAAGttgcagtaatttttaaaatatacttgCATACAATCTTCAAATGTGGAATTCTGTAAGGAAAGCTATTCTCTCATTTTAACATTATTCCTTCAAATATGAATCTAAGTGTCTCTTAATAGAATGTTGACCAGTGCTTGATTTCCCATAAAAATCTGATGTGATGATTTTGTGCTGCAAGCACTGGAGCCTTTTGCAAATATCACCTTTTCTTTCACTGGCATAAATTTCACAGAAGGAATATCTGGGGGGGAAATTTGAAGCCACCCTTTTGCAAACTTGGATCcaaagcccagcctggaggcTCCAATTAGATTTCTGCACTTCACAAGGGGTGGCCTTCCTTCTGGGAGTGCTGGGTGTGACCCCCCTTCTGCTGGGGACAGAAAGGAGCTCAGCAGCATGGAGATTGCACTGAGGTGTCCCATCATGCGTGCAGGTAGCTAATTTTTAACCAAGAGACTGTGTGTCTCCAGGCTCTGTAATGGAATACCATATTACATGCTACAGCATTCTGGAAAATTCAGTTCTTGTTAGTCAACAGAGTCATCAGCACGTCCATAcatatgtattttcttttctttttcttttttatttttttaatgtcagtaGCTACTGAGTAGACCTGGAAAAGTATTTTAACAATTATCATTACTATTGCAAGTGACATCTCAACACTGATGGAAAGTtcctctgccagctcagcctATTGCTTTTCTAAATGTATCCATGTCATTAATTGCAGGTATTAGCTGGTGGAGACTGCTCCCAGCTCATCTTCATGTTGCCCATTTTATTCTCTGCATTCATCCTGTCTGCTTGCTGCACAGCCAAGGGGAACTGCATCTCCTATGATGAGCTGAGAGAGCTGAAGACTGAATTTGCCATCAGTCTCTACCGGCAGGTGTGTGAAACAGAGAACAGGACCAATCTGGTTGTCTCTCCAGCAAGTGTGGCTGCTtctttggagctgctgcagtttggAGCTCAAGGAAATACCTTTACAGAGCTGCAAGATGTCCTAGGATACAGCATTCATGGtaatgtacttttaaaaaaatccttattgTCTTACTTTTTGTAATAAAGTTACAGCTTTACAGAGGTGACAGGAATTGCACACATCATATTAAagttctgctttctctctcACTGCAAGATGTAGTTTTCTCTGTCTTTGACAGCCAGGTATCAGATGGACAAAGGAAACTCAAGGGAGTAGTTGACAAACAGGTTattattcctcttttttctgAATCAGTACTTACTCTCTTATGACACAAAATACAGCTACATCTACAAAAGCTacttctctgagcagcagaatTACTCCAGGTTTGCCAGAGGTCCATTGTGTCCACTCTGTCCTGGTCTCCTTTGTGTGCTCTGCAAAGAACTGCCAGGCAGAGAACAGTGGTTTTCTCTCCTatcccacaaaaaaaatttcatgAAACCTATAGAAGCTGAATTATATTTAAGACTTTTCTAATACTATTACAATTGGCCAAAAAGATGAAAAGTTATCAGAAGGAGACTGGCAGACTGAGATATACGTTGACAGATGGATGGTGCAATTGCATCTTTCCCTGAAAGCAGGCTAAAATATAAAACTCACTGGGAATTTGGAAGGGATATGGGAAAGACAGATGTCTTTAAATCCAGCATTAAGTCAGCTGAATTTAAGGatgctgttttcattttagCTCTGGATTATCCTACCATATCAAATCACATGTCAAAAACTATTTTACATTATGGGCAGAATGTTTATGAAAAGCAGATGACTGCCTCATCTTCAAAATTTGCAGCTTACATACAATACTTATGTATAGAGATAACACTGCTATTTCTCAGCATAAAATTTACCTTCAGGGCATGAAAACTAAAACCCACAGCAATTTCATTGTCCTGTGCCTCAGTAACCTGCCTCAGTCACCAGCACCATTCTGAGCAGCACTGATATtccaccccagcacagcagtgacagctaACTCTGGCTGATCCATACAGATACAGCTGCATGTactgacacagggacagtgcaTCTAAATTATGAGCAGCTGTTATAACAAAGTCTTGCCTACTGACTCCTATTTTTGTAAATTCAATTCCTAAACAACATTAATGCATACAAGGATTATACCTTACTTGACACTCCTGGTCATTACGGGATCAGTTGTTATGAAAGGACCTTACAGAATAACATTTCAAAGTGAAATTCAAGCACAGATCTTCACAGAAAATTTAACAGAGAAGTGCAGGGGCTGTTAATGACCTGCTAGCTCTTTTATGCTCTCTTCTTCTCATGTGGCACATCATGGCAAGCAGACATTTTATCTCCATTTGAGCTGCCTGTGGCATAAACCACATGAGCTTTGGCTTTCAGCAATATTAATGCATGAATGTGAAAATAAAGTAGGATGGGATCTGTTGTTATTGGTATACAGTGTATTTCCAGTAACAGGGAAGGAAATCACTTCCTCAAATGGTctaaatcaaataaataaattaaatgcttaGATGAAATTTTCTATAAGATGAATAAACACAAATTGTGAATGCATGCATATAAGAGAAAATTCCATTCTTCCAGTAGATGTTTGCATTAATGTTTATGTTGGTCTGCCCTAACTAATTATGAAGGATATGGTTAAAACCTTAGCAGGctgaaaacaatgaaaacatcAATGGTTCATTCACTGCTCACAGAGAATCTGCTCCTAGATGCACTTGTAAACTTCTCTCAATGTTTGGAAAATTTGTTCACCTTTATTCTAGTACTAACAAAAACAATGTATAATGGGGTATCTCTAGATAGCACAGACAAAATGAcatgctttaaaattatttctccttgcTGTTTAATTAAAGCAATTTTGAGCTGTTGTCCAAGCTAGAATTCGCGACTTTGGTTAGCTAAGCACCGTGGTGAAGTCACAAGCTTGGGATACCACTCCTCACGTTCATCTCTGCCTCTAATTTACCATCTTTGACTTCTCACATCTTTCAGAGAGCTCACCAAGTGCTCCTATACTAATGCAAGACACACAAGAACTTTACAACTCAGActatgttttctttaaaaaagaaaaagcccacTGTTGTGGGCTGTATAAATAAAGGAGTCACTTACAACACATGAAGCAACTTATCAGCTCAGTTTAGCCAGGGCTCATCAGCAATACTGGGGCAGTTTGGGACACCATCCTTCAAGAAATCAAACAACATCTAAGGGCCAAAGGTGGCAGAAGGGCCATCAGAGAAATGCTTTTCCTGGTATAGGTGGATAAGGTCAGGAGAAGGAGATAGCAGAGTTGTGGCATTGGCAGCTCAGCCAGTCATGGCCAGAGGCACTAGTTATCACTGGTGGGAGCTCAGAGAGTGACCAAGAAAGAATAACTACCTTATGAACTGTGTCTGCATAGAAACTGTGAGCCTCGCATGAGATCCGCCACTTGGCACTTCCACACTGGGGCGATTTCTACAGACACGTGAAGAGAGCTTTCCAATGGCCAGTGCATCACTGCCCGTGGCAGCAGTGCTTGACAGGAGTGCTCCACAAAGTCAAGAGTGCTCCAGTTGTTATAAGGGTTTAAGGGTCAGAGGACACCGGTGTCAGCACTGGAGCTGcgagctgcagagctctggggcaaTCCCTGCTGTCCTTAGCCTCAGCACAATTACAGTTTCTCTCTTGCCTGGCAGATCAAAGCGTGCAGGATTTCATGCACACGGTGGATGAAGCAGAGACTGACTCCAGCCAAGGCACAGTGGTCCAGCTGGGATGTTCCCTCCTTGTGGATGCAGGCGTGCAGCTCTCGCCCGACTTTGCCGAGCGTGCTGCACGCTGGGCCAACAGCAGCCTGCTCCAAACCAACCTCACCGACCCCAACACCACCCACACACAGGAGTGGATCACCACTGACCTTGCAGGTACCATAGGGACCCACAGAAATGGTTGCACACcaatgaaatgtaaaataagaGTAATGGGAGAAGTAGATTTTAACCAAGCATAAAGATTTTTGCCACATTCCATGTTGCCCAAAGCAAGGCTGAAAGGCAGGAAACCTAATTCTTGTGCTAACACTCATCTGTAATGTGAAGAAAGAGCTGGAATAGGTCTGAATCCATAAGCAGGGTCAAGCTGCTAACTACTTTTTCTTGTTcccttaatttttaaaaaggcaatcATTTGCAGTGTTCTCAGTTTTAATTAGGAACAGCCAAATTTCCCTTGGACCATATCCATGGCACTGAATGCTTTCATGTTGCtacaggggacacacaggggcaTAAGCTCAGCAGTCAGATTCTGAGTTTAAAAAATCTCAGTGGGGAATAAAAGCACTGGCCAGCTCAATCTCAACTCTGGGGAGAGCATGGACCAACACGCAGCCCCAGGGAGGTGCAAGTGTAACTGGGGAGGGGAAGGTAGAGGGTGGGCAGTGCCTTGTGAGTTGTGCCTCTAGGCCCTAGGGATGGAGAGTGGTCTCAGCTTGCTTTATTTAGTCACACAGACCTGGGCACGTAAGACTGCATGTGTTCCCCTCCCTTGTCTCTTCTCCATGCAGATGGGGATATGCGTGGGATGGCACCGGGGAGCGCTGGGTCATCGCTCAGCCAGGTCACCCTGGTGAGCACCCTGTACTTCAGAAGCATGTGGCAAAAGAAGTTTTCCTTCATGGATTCCCAGATGTTGCCTTTTACAACGCCAGAGGGCTCGACCCTGAAAGTGCCTACCATGCACCACACAGCTGAAGTTAACTATGGTAACTGTCCTTGATCCAGATTTGATCTACTGTGCAATATGGAacagatttatttcatttccacAGATACCACACTAAGATGTATTGTTTTCCCAGCTTGGAGAGTGTCTCAGAAGAGGTCCCATCAAATTAAAAGACTACCCAGGTGACCAAATTGACTCCTCATAATTCCAGGCAATAATAAAACAGATCCTGGGTTCAAAATGGTTCCTAAAATGTCTACTGTCCCATCCCTCATCGACCAACACCTCCCACTGCTGCATAACAAACTTGTCAGCTGTAGGAAACAGTCAAAAGGCACCAATACATTgtcccaggagagagagagagagagagagagagagagagagagagagagagagagagagagagagagagagagagagagaaagagagaaagagagaaagaaagaaagaaagaaagaaagaaagaaagaaagaaagaaagaaagaaagaaagaaagaaagaaagaaagaaagaaagaaagaaagaaagaaagaaagaaagaaagaaagaaagaaagaaagaaagaaagaaagaaagaaagaaagaaagaaagaaagaaagaaagactgAGGGATGACACTGATGAATGACATGACTGACTGACACACTGCAGTATACAAAGTCCTTTACAATAGCATGGAGCTGGTTAAATAAAGCTGGCTAGGAAGGGGCTACAGTAGGAATCACATCTGACCCCATGACAGAGGGGCAATTAAGACTAAAATTATATCAAGCCCCTACCAATTTGATTTGCTGGGTAAGAAATTTCCTGGCCCCTCAGCCAAATCACCACCCCTTGAATGTGTGAGCaccagagggagcagagcataACCAGGAGCACCAGCACTGCAGACCTGCAGATGTGGTCACAGCCTGTCTCCAAGTCTTTAGGGAAAAACTGCAGATCTTGAGGGACAAAttctagaaaaataaaataaattcttatgTCATGTATACCAAATCAGTGGATGATCTCAGCATGAGCTTAAAACAGTATAAATATAGGTCAAACTTTTATTTGTATAATATATGAATACAGTGTGGGCTACTTTCAAAGATTTGATGTATGTGGGTTGCTGACAGAAGGACTCATGCTGCAGGCTTAATTTTCTGCCACCAGGAATTATGCCAGTTAGCTACACAATctctttcaaaatataaaaagctCTTTTCCCTCCTACTCTAAATTTCAGAACTGCACTTGGGTAAAAACTGTCCAAATTccaaatctaattttttttgaaGACAGATTTATATCTCTTAACATCCTGACTGATTTATCCTTTAAGTTAAATAGCTTCTCCTCAGCTTTGATATTTACTCCCAAGTGTAATTGCAAGTCACCAAGTTTTCTCTCAATTTCCTAATAGCTAAGAGGAAGATGCCAGGCTCTTCTAAACTATTCAAAAACGAAATGCTCAAATTCTCTACTAGTTccattttttaacttttccaatttaaattaatctttctTGAAAATGAGCAGAAATATACACAAAACTCTCAATGAGGGGATACACATGCTTGATAAAATGCTTTTACAGTTTCTATGTCTTGATAAAAATACCTCGTGTAGTGCATTGCAGAACCGGCTCAGGGTGGTTACCCAAGGTTGGCCCCACCAGGGCCTTTTTCCTTTTGGCATTTTTTCCTAGGTAAATCAGGAGGAGAGAAATCTCCAGAGATATATAAATTCTTTGCGTGTTTTTGACCCACCATTTTGTTTCCATCACTCCAGTCTTCATGGCAATCTCACTGTTTATCTTTGATAGAAGTCCTGAGCATTGACAATACTTTGGAAAGCTACTAGTGACCCTTTTCAACCTCTTGTACCTTTGCTCATTGCAGTTTCCCCTTCAAGTTGCTGCTTGCTGCCTTGCCTTTCTGGTTCTAAGTGCCACCATTTCTACCTGTAAATAGTGGCACAGTGAAACAATATTTCATGATTTACCTAAAATTAGACAGCTGAATCTATGCTTTTTTATCAAATTAGTTAACAAGTCAAAAAAGCTTATAACTTTGTTTGCCAGTCTACATAATATTGcaatttatttcactttctATTTCTCTCTGTGACCTGATTATTCTTTTCTCCAGAGTGTCTTAAAACTTCTCAAAGACAGACCTAAAGTTTCTGAgattgccttctttttcttacaaATGTACTCCTGCTCCCTAGTCATGGGAAAAAACAACCATCAGGCTATTAAAAATCTTTGCTGACTCATTTGCAATTCCACATCCAAGTTCTTCTCATATTCTGGGGTGTTCATTAAAGCCTCAGATTATTAAATGACAGAAGGCAGgatgctgctgttgcttgtacAAGCAGAGATCTCAGGTAAAGCCAATTATCAGGAGTTCCACAGCTAAGCTGCATTCTCTGACCATATATTTGCTCCAGAGTCCTTGCAAAGTTGATGTGAAATAATTTGTCGTGCACTTTTGACCACTTGCCAAAACACAAGGTACTCCATCCTATCATCCTTAAGTAGGTAGCTAGAGCACTACatttttgcccagaaaaggaaagacaaaatatttgtaTTACCTTTCATCCAGGCTGAAATGTGTGAGCTCTTTGCAGCTGGAGAGACTTTTGAGCAAAGCTGAAATAGAAGGGATCATTTAAAATTTGCTGGTTGTCAGATTTGATTGGGCCGATTCAATCATTGTCACTAAAAACTCCAGAAACATTTCTAACAAATCAGTTTGAAATTAATGCAAAAGACTGGCTCAGTACAACTAAAGAGAGGACTGAGATGACTGTCCTTCATTATTAAATGACAGCAGCTGTGTCCCACCAGGATCTGAAACACAGAGTGAGAAAGATAAGCTGTGGCCTGTTATCAATTGCAGCATTTACAACATTGCTTATCCTTTTAACATTGCCAAACAGAACAAACCAGCCTGGGGACAAGTAAGATTGCTCTAAGAAAATGTCAACATTACTGTTCTCACACACTTCTTAAACACCACAACCATTTTACATATTCATTTTTCCAAGCAATTTGTTAACAACATTTGAATTCTAATTTAGCATATGTGTAATCCTTATGGGATGCTCAAAATTACTTCAAGCAACAAACACTAAGTGTTCTGACTCAATAATCTCAAgtctttgattttctttctaattaaTAAATAAGGACTGTATAACCTTTGTGCAGAATGTGCTGACTTCAAAATACCAGCATGCCAACAAATTATATCACTCATGACCAGTGCACTGCAAATATAAACTTCCGTGCCTGCCCATTAGAAACCAGAACATCTTTTCCCAGCAAATTATCCACATGCTGAGAGTTGGTTTTAACAGAGCAATTCTCTCTCCAGATTGCAAGGCAGGAGGGCTAAGAGCCTAAAATTTAATCTAGCAGAACAATCAACTCTTAATGAATCCTCTCTAGTCCCTATCTGCAAACCTAACAAACACTGTACACAAAATATTTGAGACATCCTATAGCTATGTATTTGTTGACAAATATTTAGGTAATATGAACATGAGTTACACATGAGCTACACATACCCATACACAGTTATTTACAACCACTGCCTCAAACAGTGTGAGCATCTCCTCTAGAAGATACAACAGCTACAGCTGGGTGAAGGAGGTGTAGATTCAATATTTTGGATGGCCTGTAGTAAAGGCAGTAGGACTTTCACTTGTGCCTTGTACTTAAGTTGTACTTAACTCCTGGCCCACTAACTATTGCTGAGTGTTCCTGAAATGCTACTTACGGGATTCTTAGATGAAAACATAAGGAAGCAAAATTGTGACAGCCAAATCTGTTCTATTGTATAACAGAATCCATTAGAAATGCCTGGATTAATTGCTTTTTTGGAATATGGGATGAAAATGGTACTTTTAAATGGCTGTTACAAATCGCTGTAAAATTAATTGCAAGTTTGGAAGCTCTCcagctttttctctctcttttaatTTTGAGACTACTTTTTATGACCTTCATCTAACTGTTACAAATCTCTGTGcctagattttaaaaaattataaatttggtgcttaaataaaaatagttaaTGCTTAAATAAGCATATACTAACTCTTGTTTAATAGAACTATCTTTTTATTGAAATAagattaaaatagatttttaaaggTAGTAAAGATGAAAACATGAGCCAAAGTAGGTTTCAATTAATCAACTAGacactgcattttattttcataattccTACCTGTTGTAGTAAAATTTTAGTGAAAAATACGATAATATTGTAAGTTCATTCAAAGAATATACATTATGGGAAGAGTCATCATAGTTGCTGTCATTGCCTTGGTAGTTCTGGGTTTTTTATCCCCAAACTGAGCAAGCAGGACAGCTGTTATATGGAACAGTAATAAAATACCCATGCTCTGTTGAGGTGTTTCTTCAGGGGCTATCAgtggcactggcactgctctgccaaGGTATCTGTGTCTCTGGCACACTCAGGGTGAGTTCACAGCAGCCTAAGAGCTGGAAACCACTCACTACAtcccaccacagctgctctgaactGCCTGCTGACCCCAGCATGGgttgtgggtttggggttttcttcccACTTGAATGATGAAATAAAATCTCTCTTTGCCCACCCACAGGCCAGTTCCAGACTGCAGCTCTGGAGGCTTTCAGCGTGGTCGAGTTACCCTACCTGGGAGAGAAACTCAGCATGTTCCTAGTGCTTCCCAGCCACAAAAGAACACCTTTGTCCCAGATTGAGTCTCACCTTTCTACCAAAACCATAACCCTCTGGGCCAACAGTTTGAAGAGAACAAAGATGGACATTTTTCTGCCTAGGTAAGCAACGTTAGCACAATGGATTCACTACTTTAGCTGTCAGAATTCCATGTGGCCAGTGCTGACACAAGCAGTGTGTGAGCAAAATCAAATTACATGCTTTTGGTTTCATTATTCATCACATGATCAGAGATGCTCTAACCCTTTCTTAAACCACAAAAGAGGTGAGCCAGGAATGACAAGACTTTCTGGTTACactctgtttaaaaaaaccctaagtaTTTCAGTTGATCCTACAGCTTTTACTTACAATTTGGGGTATAAATCCTTTAAGGATCTAAACCAGAGAAATGTTGCTAGACCTTTCCCAcactcatttttctctttgtttagGGAAGAACAAACACATAACCTCCTAAAGACACACTATTTTGTCTTTCTTAAACTTGCCGGAGTACTAAAAAAGCATGGGACAAAGAGCTTGGGCTCCCTCCAGCAGCCATAACCATCTTTCCATGCACAAAGCAGGTTTCACTCATGCATTTTTCCACTTTAGTCAGTTGTTGTTTTAGCAAACACCTATGCTGGAGGTATTTTCTATCATCTACTCCAGTAAAATTGCATAGCAGGAGGAATTAGGCACAAAAGGCTTTATGTGGCTGTATCCATTGTATGGATTAGTATGGAAGGGCTTCATTACACACGTCCCCTACAACATATTCATCACATTAACAGAACACTGAAAACCAGTGTGgatatttatatttgttttcttcaagcTAATTTTTGGGAAATATTTCCAAGGGCCATTTGCTATAGCCAAAAATAATATTAGAAAGAGAACACTTCGTGAAAATGCAGAATTCACATGTCAAGAAGATTTAGTAGCAATCTGATTGCAACAGAGGGATTCCTTCTGTTAATGGCTTCAGGTGAAAGTGAGCTACTGAGCTACTTTTCTGCAGATACACCATCAGACAATGCACTGGGCTTATACAGGAAGACATGGATGAAATGCAAAGGCTTGAAATAAATTGTATCTGTTAATGGTGTTTAATTCTACAAAACTCTACAAATCCTGCATTTAAATAAAGTCTATCATATTAATTTCAGGTTCAGTATTCAAAGCCTTTTTGACCTAAAGACAGTTCTTTCTGCCTTGGGAATTAGAGATGCATTTGATCCCATCACTGCTAATTTTAAAGGCATTTCAGGTAAGAGGCTTGACTGAATACAAAATAACCCTTGACCCAATATTTGCAGATTCTTACATTTGAATGATTTTTTAGACCTGCCTGGCTCTTCTGAATTGATTGTACTTCTTTATCTGTGAAACTCTAAAGCACAATTCACACTTAACTGCAATTGTATTTTGAGCTGTTTTCTAGAAAAGAGGAACCTGAAAAGGAAAGGTTTGGTTTTGGTCTTGAACTTACTTTTTTCTTGTCTATAAGATTAAAACTGTCAAGACAGTGTAGGCCTGGGAAAATGGCTATTTATTCAAAAATTTAGGATGCTTTAGTAAAACTTACATTCCTGTTTGTGTTTTCAAATGGTTATTTAACAGTGAGAGGGATGCTGGTCCAACAAATGGATATTCCAACTCCTGACACTGCAAACAATACTGGTTTATGCCCAGGCTATATTGTCTTGCTAATCCAGTAATCAGTATACAAAGTTATACTTTCCCTCTGCTAAAATACTGTTGTAATGGCTAAATTCCTCTGCTC from Melospiza georgiana isolate bMelGeo1 chromosome 2, bMelGeo1.pri, whole genome shotgun sequence includes:
- the SERPINE3 gene encoding serpin E3, which produces MLPILFSAFILSACCTAKGNCISYDELRELKTEFAISLYRQVCETENRTNLVVSPASVAASLELLQFGAQGNTFTELQDVLGYSIHDQSVQDFMHTVDEAETDSSQGTVVQLGCSLLVDAGVQLSPDFAERAARWANSSLLQTNLTDPNTTHTQEWITTDLADGDMRGMAPGSAGSSLSQVTLVSTLYFRSMWQKKFSFMDSQMLPFTTPEGSTLKVPTMHHTAEVNYGQFQTAALEAFSVVELPYLGEKLSMFLVLPSHKRTPLSQIESHLSTKTITLWANSLKRTKMDIFLPRFSIQSLFDLKTVLSALGIRDAFDPITANFKGISEQDSLYISEAIHKAEIEVTEDGTKASGSTAMILLKRSRTPIFKADRPFTFFLRQANTGSVLFIGRVTNPSA